From the Pirellulales bacterium genome, one window contains:
- a CDS encoding thioredoxin family protein, giving the protein MISPRRCIVLAWLFVALLGAIGLGAAMAHAQPAGAGLLDDGPLAGSAAQPEAQIAVAAEFTAPSADAPAQLQIRCTIQPGWHIYSLTQPPGGPLKSKIKLAVSPQYKLAGEFVAVPPPHIGAEPIAFPGISIESHEGDVLWYVPLEFTEGVDPTAVEIKGIVNVQACDANGCMPPTDYPFVARLGKAAAIAAAAPAAQPGAAPAPAEPSAAGSAGFRESGSATALEGYVERAESGGGLRLVITAMPDPGYHIYAWADRDPEQISKPTLIVTEQPADWTVSQPLADREPITHPLDGVPGATESYYDRPVTWTIELRPTDEPKGPVNISGLIGYQSCTESGCDKPRGATFQAMLDLGGSMARVPLVFAPGKYKEAAEAAVSGPGSSLNLEHLQVQTSAASDASLGVRLVGGFLGGLLLNFMPCVLPVIGLKILSFVQQSGESRLRVFSLNLWYSAGLIAVFLVLAWLAVSLKYGWGQLFTKPEFNIALAAVVFTMGLSFLGIWEVPIPGFATGGSAQKLANKEGPAGAFAKGVVTTLLATPCTGPFMGTAVAWAVKQPAPSTFAVFTAVGLGMASPYLMIGAFPRLIRWLPKPGAWMDLFKQFMGFLLLGTVVWLLMSVPGHLVIPSVAFLFGLWMACWWYGRVPLHAEFGERVIAWAGAIALSVIFYAVSFSWLDDVMESRFNLLVARAVDQARMNDANPQFATAPEAPAAHQGEELPWQPFSMKRLEALTAANQTVMVDFTADWCTTCKFLEKTVLNQRETKDLVLANEVVTLVADMTHDAPEETKLLEAVAGTRQVPVLAIFPAGRPNEPIVFAEPYSKSTLLDALRKAGPSRVTDEVRQARAQ; this is encoded by the coding sequence TTGATTTCTCCTCGTCGCTGCATTGTCCTGGCGTGGCTCTTCGTGGCCCTGCTGGGGGCGATCGGGCTCGGGGCCGCCATGGCCCACGCGCAGCCGGCCGGCGCCGGTCTGCTCGACGACGGTCCGCTAGCGGGCAGCGCCGCGCAGCCGGAAGCCCAGATCGCCGTGGCGGCCGAGTTCACCGCCCCTTCGGCCGATGCTCCCGCGCAACTGCAGATTCGCTGCACGATTCAGCCCGGCTGGCACATCTATTCGCTGACACAGCCTCCGGGTGGTCCGCTCAAGAGCAAGATCAAGCTGGCCGTGTCGCCGCAGTACAAGCTGGCCGGCGAGTTCGTCGCGGTTCCTCCGCCCCACATCGGTGCCGAGCCGATTGCCTTCCCCGGCATCTCGATCGAGAGCCACGAGGGCGACGTGCTCTGGTATGTGCCTTTGGAATTCACCGAGGGCGTCGATCCGACCGCGGTTGAGATTAAGGGCATCGTCAACGTCCAAGCGTGCGATGCGAACGGGTGCATGCCCCCCACCGATTACCCGTTCGTAGCGCGGCTGGGCAAGGCGGCCGCCATCGCCGCGGCAGCCCCGGCGGCGCAACCTGGCGCGGCGCCCGCTCCGGCGGAACCCAGTGCCGCAGGCAGCGCCGGATTTCGTGAATCAGGCAGCGCGACCGCGCTTGAAGGCTACGTCGAACGCGCCGAGTCCGGTGGCGGCTTGCGGCTGGTGATCACGGCAATGCCCGATCCGGGCTATCACATTTACGCCTGGGCCGATCGCGATCCCGAGCAGATTTCGAAGCCTACGTTGATCGTCACCGAGCAGCCGGCCGATTGGACGGTGAGCCAACCGCTGGCCGACCGCGAGCCGATTACGCACCCGCTTGACGGTGTACCCGGCGCCACCGAGAGCTATTACGACCGGCCGGTGACCTGGACGATCGAACTGCGCCCGACTGACGAGCCCAAGGGCCCGGTCAACATCTCGGGCCTGATCGGCTATCAGTCGTGCACCGAGAGCGGCTGTGACAAACCCCGCGGCGCGACGTTTCAGGCCATGCTCGACCTGGGCGGTTCGATGGCTCGCGTGCCGCTGGTCTTTGCGCCGGGCAAATACAAAGAAGCGGCCGAAGCCGCCGTGAGCGGGCCCGGCTCGTCGCTCAATCTCGAACATTTGCAGGTGCAAACGAGCGCCGCCAGCGATGCTTCGCTGGGCGTCAGGCTCGTGGGCGGCTTCCTCGGCGGTCTGCTCTTGAACTTCATGCCGTGCGTGCTGCCGGTCATCGGCCTGAAGATCCTGTCGTTCGTACAGCAGAGCGGCGAGAGCCGGTTGCGAGTGTTTTCGCTCAATCTCTGGTATTCGGCCGGCCTGATCGCCGTGTTTCTCGTGTTGGCCTGGCTGGCCGTGAGTTTGAAATATGGCTGGGGACAGCTCTTCACCAAGCCCGAATTCAACATCGCGCTGGCCGCGGTGGTGTTTACGATGGGCCTGAGCTTCCTGGGCATCTGGGAAGTGCCGATTCCCGGTTTTGCCACGGGCGGCTCGGCCCAAAAACTGGCCAACAAGGAAGGCCCCGCCGGCGCGTTCGCCAAAGGCGTGGTGACCACGCTGCTGGCGACGCCTTGCACGGGTCCGTTCATGGGCACGGCCGTCGCCTGGGCCGTCAAGCAACCGGCCCCCAGTACGTTTGCGGTCTTCACGGCCGTGGGACTTGGGATGGCGAGCCCCTACCTGATGATCGGGGCCTTTCCGCGCCTGATTCGCTGGCTGCCCAAGCCCGGCGCCTGGATGGACCTGTTCAAGCAGTTCATGGGTTTCTTGCTGCTGGGTACCGTGGTGTGGTTGTTGATGAGCGTGCCGGGCCACCTGGTGATTCCTTCGGTGGCGTTTCTGTTCGGCCTGTGGATGGCCTGCTGGTGGTACGGTCGGGTGCCGCTCCATGCCGAGTTTGGCGAACGTGTGATTGCCTGGGCCGGGGCCATTGCCCTCTCGGTGATTTTCTACGCGGTGTCGTTTAGCTGGCTCGACGACGTGATGGAGAGCCGCTTCAACCTGCTCGTCGCCCGAGCCGTCGATCAAGCGCGGATGAACGACGCCAATCCGCAATTCGCGACGGCGCCCGAGGCGCCGGCCGCGCACCAGGGCGAGGAGCTGCCTTGGCAGCCCTTCTCGATGAAGCGGCTCGAGGCCCTGACCGCGGCCAATCAAACCGTGATGGTCGACTTCACCGCCGATTGGTGTACGACCTGTAAATTTCTCGAAAAAACGGTGCTTAACCAGCGCGAGACGAAGGACCTGGTCCTGGCCAACGAGGTCGTGACGCTCGTGGCCGACATGACGCACGATGCGCCCGAGGAAACCAAGCTGCTCGAGGCCGTCGCCGGCACGCGGCAGGTGCCCGTGCTCGCCATCTTTCCCGCCGGCCGGCCCAACGAGCCGATCGTGTTCGCCGAGCCGTATAGCAAGTCCACGTTGCTCGACGCGCTGCGCAAAGCCGGGCCCTCGCGCGTAACCGACGAAGTGCGCCAGGCGCGGGCCCAGTAG
- a CDS encoding phosphotransferase — protein sequence MRRRPEFDEIAAVLPAYPDHLADAEVVTAVVGGGFSGARLWRLHTAAGDYGVRQWPISGPDARRLAWIHRVIRFAAEHGCSGLAVAQQTRQGETFVEHAGQIWEIAPWLPGSPAVGPPCSSEQVAAALEALAEFHLAVGELPPPEAGIGPARVIAERLDRVETLLRGDWQAIASAVRNGRLASIDATATAAMGPIEKLLPPLAIELSSRRTVQVPWCPCLRDIWRQNVLFAGGQVSGIIDYGALRTDSPATDIVRLLGSLAANDDALWQTGLAAYESRRPLAHGERSSLAALDHSTVVLSCVNWLEWLYRDRKAFADIEAVARQFLAAVSRLFNLNDRVDRGDGLGPGRTSTPDGAEGKTKRLWLPGEP from the coding sequence ATGCGACGTCGACCGGAATTTGATGAGATCGCGGCCGTCCTGCCTGCCTATCCCGACCATCTTGCCGACGCTGAGGTTGTTACGGCTGTGGTCGGCGGCGGGTTCAGCGGGGCTCGACTTTGGCGGCTGCACACCGCCGCTGGGGACTACGGTGTTCGGCAGTGGCCAATCTCGGGCCCCGATGCCCGGCGCCTGGCCTGGATCCACCGCGTGATTCGCTTTGCCGCCGAGCACGGATGCAGCGGGCTGGCCGTCGCGCAACAGACTCGGCAAGGAGAGACTTTCGTTGAGCATGCCGGGCAGATTTGGGAAATCGCACCGTGGCTGCCGGGGAGCCCGGCCGTGGGGCCGCCGTGTTCGAGCGAGCAGGTCGCCGCGGCGCTCGAGGCGCTGGCCGAGTTTCACCTTGCCGTGGGTGAATTGCCGCCGCCAGAAGCCGGCATCGGGCCCGCCAGGGTGATCGCCGAGCGGTTGGACCGTGTCGAGACCCTGCTGCGTGGCGATTGGCAAGCGATCGCGTCGGCCGTGCGCAACGGCCGTCTGGCTTCCATCGACGCGACGGCGACGGCGGCGATGGGGCCCATCGAGAAACTCCTGCCGCCGTTGGCGATCGAGCTTTCCTCGCGACGCACCGTGCAGGTGCCTTGGTGTCCCTGTCTTCGCGATATCTGGCGGCAGAACGTGTTGTTCGCAGGCGGTCAGGTCAGCGGAATCATTGACTACGGGGCGCTGCGGACGGACAGCCCGGCGACCGATATCGTGCGATTGCTCGGAAGTCTGGCCGCCAACGACGACGCGCTGTGGCAAACCGGGTTGGCGGCGTACGAGTCGCGCCGGCCGCTTGCTCACGGCGAGCGGTCTTCGCTAGCGGCGCTCGATCACAGCACGGTCGTGCTGTCGTGCGTGAACTGGCTCGAGTGGCTGTACCGTGACCGAAAGGCCTTCGCCGACATCGAAGCAGTGGCCCGGCAGTTTCTGGCTGCTGTCAGCAGGCTTTTCAACTTGAACGACAGGGTCGACCGGGGCGATGGTCTGGGGCCGGGGCGGACTTCAACCCCAGACGGCGCCGAAGGTAAGACTAAACGCCTGTGGTTACCGGGCGAACCTTAA
- a CDS encoding zinc-dependent metalloprotease yields the protein MRACRTLFGPILFGCLALTVGLSHAADSPANDTPSASAEAPAANARAADTVATAAPAFPPFNEVIKEPKTTEGLIKIHQEKGRLFAELAPGDLNRDFIVLIAIAKGIGEGPLLGGMTWGFGDDWVWQFRKVDDNIQVVRRNVRFKANPGSPEADAVALAYTDSVLFALPIATMSPSGAYVVDLSQVFLSDLPQIASILPGFGFASNRSTVSKVKGFPNNLELEIAATYASGGMIELDSVPDSRGVTINIHYSISALPQTNYKPRLADDRVGYFLTVTKDYSKQGDLDRFVRYINRWQLEKADASAELSPPKKPIIFYLEKTVPYAYRKPIREGIEEWNKAFEKAGYVNAIEVRQQSDRDEWDPEDINFNTFRWITASAGFAMGPSRVNPLTGQILDADIIFDADFVESWKQEYETFTPASIAALTGGALDVKSYEEELRRMPQFLRHAHGCRCELHGGLTRELAFGSAALTIAAEASPATDGQVEKMILQGLKEVTMHEVGHTLGLRHNFKASSWLTLAEANDPTKTSQHGLTASVMDYNPTNIAPKGTPQGDYFSTTLGPYDLWAIEYGYKNVSGGSPEGELAELKKIASRCGEPGLAFATDEDTRGIDSDPYSNRFDLGADPIEYASQRAKIIADLWPGLVDRVSAEGDGYQKVRRAFGILLGNHGRAMFFASRFVGGVSVNRDHKGDANAKAPFVIVPADKQRAALALLEEQVFSAKPFQFPPELYNHLAASRWVHWGTFDPPRVDYPAHEVILMWQTRILDQLLSSLTLQRLYDSELKVDADQDAMSTAELIERLTTAVYAELGKIDAAGQYTNRKPAVSSLRRNLQRYYLSMLSSLAMGNSGAPADCATVAYITLEDLKARIDAQLAADVKLDTYTRAHLRESSTRIAKVLDARLELGQP from the coding sequence ATGCGCGCTTGCCGCACCTTGTTCGGACCGATCCTCTTTGGTTGCCTGGCGCTGACGGTAGGGCTGTCGCACGCTGCGGACTCCCCGGCGAACGACACCCCCTCGGCTAGTGCCGAAGCTCCGGCCGCAAACGCCCGCGCCGCCGATACGGTTGCCACGGCAGCGCCGGCGTTTCCGCCCTTCAACGAGGTGATCAAAGAGCCCAAGACGACCGAGGGCCTGATCAAGATCCACCAGGAGAAAGGCCGGCTGTTTGCCGAACTGGCCCCCGGCGATCTGAACCGCGACTTCATCGTACTCATCGCCATCGCCAAGGGCATCGGCGAAGGTCCGCTGTTGGGCGGCATGACCTGGGGTTTTGGCGACGACTGGGTGTGGCAGTTCCGCAAGGTGGATGACAACATCCAGGTCGTCCGCCGCAATGTGCGATTCAAGGCCAACCCGGGCAGTCCCGAGGCCGACGCCGTCGCGCTGGCCTATACCGACAGCGTGTTGTTCGCGCTGCCGATCGCCACGATGAGCCCCTCGGGCGCCTATGTTGTCGATCTGTCGCAGGTGTTCTTGAGCGACCTGCCGCAAATCGCGTCGATCCTGCCGGGTTTCGGCTTTGCGTCCAACCGTTCGACCGTCTCGAAGGTCAAGGGTTTCCCGAACAATCTCGAATTGGAGATCGCCGCGACCTATGCCTCGGGCGGCATGATCGAGCTCGATTCGGTGCCCGATAGCCGCGGCGTGACGATCAACATCCACTATTCGATCAGCGCCTTGCCGCAGACGAACTACAAGCCGCGGCTGGCCGACGACCGGGTGGGCTATTTTCTCACGGTGACGAAGGACTATTCGAAGCAGGGCGATCTCGATCGCTTCGTGCGGTATATCAACCGCTGGCAACTGGAGAAGGCCGACGCGTCGGCCGAGTTGTCGCCGCCGAAGAAGCCGATCATCTTTTATCTCGAAAAGACGGTCCCCTACGCTTATCGCAAGCCGATCCGCGAGGGCATCGAAGAATGGAACAAGGCCTTTGAAAAGGCCGGTTATGTCAACGCCATCGAGGTGCGACAGCAGTCTGACCGGGACGAATGGGATCCCGAAGACATCAACTTCAATACGTTTCGTTGGATTACGGCCAGCGCCGGCTTCGCGATGGGGCCCAGCCGCGTGAACCCGCTGACGGGCCAGATTCTCGATGCCGACATCATCTTCGATGCCGACTTCGTCGAGTCGTGGAAGCAAGAGTACGAGACGTTCACTCCGGCCTCGATTGCCGCGCTCACCGGCGGCGCGCTGGACGTCAAGAGCTACGAGGAAGAGTTGCGCCGCATGCCGCAGTTCTTGCGCCATGCCCACGGTTGCCGCTGTGAACTGCACGGCGGCCTGACGCGCGAGCTGGCCTTCGGCTCGGCGGCCCTAACGATTGCCGCCGAGGCCTCGCCGGCGACTGATGGCCAGGTCGAGAAAATGATCCTGCAAGGCCTCAAGGAAGTGACCATGCACGAGGTCGGCCACACGCTGGGCCTGCGTCACAACTTCAAGGCCAGCAGCTGGCTCACACTGGCCGAGGCCAACGACCCGACGAAGACGTCGCAGCATGGCCTGACCGCCTCGGTCATGGACTATAACCCGACGAATATCGCCCCCAAGGGCACGCCGCAGGGCGACTACTTCTCGACGACGCTGGGCCCTTACGACCTGTGGGCGATCGAATACGGCTACAAGAACGTCAGCGGCGGGTCGCCCGAGGGTGAACTGGCCGAGCTCAAGAAGATCGCCAGCCGCTGCGGCGAGCCGGGCCTGGCCTTTGCGACCGACGAAGACACCCGCGGCATCGACAGCGACCCCTATTCGAACCGCTTCGACCTGGGCGCCGACCCGATCGAATACGCTTCGCAACGGGCCAAGATCATCGCCGATCTGTGGCCGGGCCTGGTCGACCGCGTCAGCGCGGAGGGCGACGGTTATCAGAAAGTCCGTCGGGCGTTCGGCATCCTGCTGGGCAACCACGGCCGCGCCATGTTCTTCGCCTCGCGATTCGTCGGTGGCGTGAGCGTCAACCGCGATCACAAGGGCGACGCCAATGCCAAGGCCCCGTTTGTGATCGTGCCCGCCGACAAACAACGCGCCGCGCTGGCGCTGCTCGAGGAACAGGTCTTCAGCGCCAAACCGTTTCAGTTTCCGCCCGAGTTGTACAACCACCTCGCCGCGTCGCGCTGGGTTCATTGGGGAACCTTCGACCCGCCGCGGGTCGACTATCCCGCGCATGAAGTCATCCTGATGTGGCAGACGCGGATCCTCGACCAACTGCTCTCGTCGCTCACCCTGCAGCGGCTCTACGACAGCGAGTTGAAGGTCGACGCCGACCAGGACGCGATGAGCACCGCCGAGCTGATCGAGCGGCTGACGACGGCCGTGTACGCCGAGTTGGGCAAGATCGACGCGGCCGGCCAGTACACCAACCGCAAGCCGGCCGTCAGCAGCCTGCGCCGTAACCTGCAGCGTTATTACCTGAGCATGCTGTCGTCGCTGGCGATGGGCAACTCGGGGGCGCCGGCCGACTGCGCCACGGTGGCCTATATCACGCTCGAAGACCTGAAGGCCAGGATCGACGCGCAGCTCGCCGCCGACGTCAAGCTCGACACCTACACCCGAGCCCACCTCCGCGAATCGTCGACGCGCATCGCCAAGGTGCTCGACGCCCGCCTGGAATTGGGCCAACCCTGA
- a CDS encoding P-II family nitrogen regulator: MKLILAVIQPTKLTAVREALARIGVTRMTVGDAQGYARQRGHTALYRGHEYATNLLRKVALEIVVNDDFLDRTVDTLVQVARTGHDGEIGDGKIFVLPADDTIQIDDGQRGKGAV, encoded by the coding sequence ATGAAACTCATTCTGGCCGTCATTCAGCCAACCAAGCTTACGGCCGTGCGCGAAGCGCTCGCGCGCATCGGCGTCACGCGGATGACTGTCGGCGACGCCCAGGGCTATGCCCGCCAGCGCGGGCACACGGCCTTGTATCGCGGCCACGAGTATGCCACGAACCTCCTGCGCAAGGTGGCGCTGGAGATCGTCGTCAACGACGACTTTCTCGATCGCACTGTGGACACGCTCGTACAAGTGGCCCGCACCGGGCACGACGGCGAAATCGGCGACGGCAAGATCTTCGTGCTGCCGGCCGACGACACGATCCAGATCGACGACGGCCAGCGCGGCAAGGGAGCGGTCTGA
- a CDS encoding DNA gyrase inhibitor YacG, which translates to MPHLVRCPICQQKFDADGALCMPFCSERCRQIDLRRWLGEQYGLQIEREDAGEDAPIED; encoded by the coding sequence ATGCCGCACCTGGTCCGTTGCCCGATCTGCCAGCAGAAGTTCGACGCCGACGGAGCATTGTGCATGCCGTTTTGCAGCGAACGTTGCCGGCAGATCGATTTGCGGCGCTGGCTGGGCGAACAATATGGGCTGCAGATCGAGCGCGAAGACGCGGGGGAAGACGCCCCGATCGAAGATTGA
- a CDS encoding zinc ribbon domain-containing protein yields the protein MPTYDYECDACGHRFELFQSIKDEPQKKCPACKKNKLRRLFGTGAAIVFKGSGFYQTDYRSESYKKGAAADKPAGESKSDSKSDSGSGSGSGKTPKETKKKPTKND from the coding sequence ATGCCCACCTACGACTACGAGTGCGACGCCTGCGGACACCGGTTCGAGTTGTTTCAATCGATCAAGGACGAGCCGCAGAAGAAATGCCCCGCCTGCAAGAAGAACAAACTGCGCCGCCTGTTCGGCACGGGTGCGGCAATCGTGTTCAAGGGTTCGGGGTTCTACCAGACCGACTATCGTAGCGAGTCGTACAAGAAGGGTGCCGCGGCCGATAAGCCCGCCGGCGAATCGAAAAGCGATTCGAAAAGCGATTCGGGCAGCGGCAGCGGGTCAGGCAAGACGCCCAAGGAAACGAAAAAGAAGCCCACCAAGAACGACTGA
- the grpE gene encoding nucleotide exchange factor GrpE, translating into MAEPNADRPTDDEAARQSVLAADAQAEIEQLKQELATAQDRVLRATAEMENMRRRLQRELEDERRYANLYLLRDLLPVIDNLDRAIAAAEKNPDATGLLEGVRMISQLLRQALVQHHCAEIVALHQPFDPNLHQAILQQPTTDHAPNTVIQVVVPGYQLHDRVVRPAQVIVAQALEPRA; encoded by the coding sequence GTGGCCGAACCGAATGCCGACCGTCCGACCGACGATGAGGCCGCCCGCCAGTCTGTGCTGGCGGCCGATGCCCAGGCGGAGATCGAACAACTCAAGCAAGAACTGGCCACGGCCCAGGACCGCGTGCTGCGCGCCACGGCCGAAATGGAAAACATGCGCCGGCGGCTGCAGCGCGAGCTGGAGGACGAGCGCCGCTACGCTAACTTGTACCTGCTGCGCGACCTGTTGCCGGTCATCGACAACCTCGATCGCGCGATTGCCGCCGCGGAGAAGAACCCCGACGCGACCGGCTTGCTGGAAGGCGTGCGGATGATCTCCCAGTTGCTGCGCCAGGCGTTAGTGCAGCATCACTGCGCGGAGATCGTGGCCTTGCACCAGCCGTTCGACCCGAACCTGCACCAGGCCATCCTGCAGCAGCCGACCACCGACCACGCACCCAACACGGTGATCCAGGTCGTCGTGCCGGGCTATCAACTGCACGACCGCGTCGTGCGGCCGGCGCAGGTGATCGTGGCGCAGGCGCTCGAACCGCGCGCGTGA
- the dnaJ gene encoding molecular chaperone DnaJ, with protein MAEKRDYYELLGVARDASDKQIADAYRKLAIKFHPDKNPGDQEAVKRFKECAEAFEVLSDPDKRARYDRYGHAGLEGGGSQFRDAGDIFEAFGDIFGDFGDLFGRGGRRRPRRGGDVRCDVTLELVEAARGVTKTVQFERHESCTTCRGSGAKPGTQPEACTYCGGRGQVIQSSGFIRLQTTCPACRGQGTVVRTPCGNCSGAGVVPQPVSREVRIPAGVDSDTRLRLEGEGEAAPGGGARGDCYVFITVREHPLFQREGQHLITRVPITYAQAALGATVQVPTLDGPEELVIPHGTASHEVFKKRGRGLPDPRRRGVGDLLIEVYIDVPKQLSPRQEELLRELAELEHTHVSTHRKTFFEKLRDLFIPDDSAKATEE; from the coding sequence ATGGCCGAAAAACGCGATTACTACGAATTGCTCGGCGTGGCCCGCGACGCGTCGGATAAGCAGATCGCCGATGCTTATCGCAAGCTGGCGATCAAGTTTCATCCCGACAAGAACCCGGGCGACCAGGAAGCCGTCAAGCGGTTCAAGGAATGCGCCGAGGCGTTCGAGGTCTTGAGCGACCCCGATAAACGTGCGCGCTACGACCGCTACGGCCATGCAGGCCTCGAGGGAGGCGGCTCGCAGTTTCGCGATGCCGGCGACATCTTCGAGGCGTTCGGAGATATCTTCGGCGATTTCGGCGATCTGTTCGGACGCGGCGGCCGCCGCCGCCCGCGACGCGGGGGCGACGTACGCTGCGACGTGACGCTCGAGCTGGTCGAGGCGGCCCGCGGCGTGACCAAGACTGTGCAGTTCGAGCGTCACGAGAGCTGCACGACCTGCCGCGGTTCGGGGGCCAAGCCCGGCACCCAGCCCGAGGCGTGCACCTACTGCGGTGGCCGCGGACAGGTGATTCAATCATCCGGATTCATCCGGCTGCAAACCACGTGTCCGGCGTGCCGCGGGCAGGGGACGGTTGTGCGGACGCCGTGCGGGAATTGCTCGGGTGCCGGCGTCGTGCCGCAACCCGTGTCGCGCGAGGTGCGCATTCCGGCGGGCGTCGACAGCGACACCCGGCTGCGGCTCGAAGGCGAGGGCGAAGCGGCGCCCGGCGGCGGCGCCCGGGGCGATTGCTACGTGTTCATCACGGTGCGCGAGCACCCATTGTTTCAGCGCGAGGGCCAGCACCTGATCACCCGGGTGCCGATCACCTATGCCCAGGCCGCGTTGGGAGCGACGGTGCAGGTGCCGACCCTCGACGGGCCTGAAGAACTGGTGATCCCGCACGGTACGGCGTCGCACGAGGTGTTCAAGAAACGCGGTCGCGGCTTGCCCGACCCGCGGCGGCGCGGCGTGGGCGACTTGCTGATCGAGGTCTACATCGACGTCCCGAAACAGCTTTCGCCGCGGCAGGAAGAGTTACTGCGCGAGCTCGCCGAATTGGAACACACGCACGTCAGCACGCATCGCAAGACGTTTTTCGAAAAGCTGCGCGACCTGTTCATTCCCGATGACAGCGCGAAGGCGACGGAGGAATAG
- the groL gene encoding chaperonin GroEL (60 kDa chaperone family; promotes refolding of misfolded polypeptides especially under stressful conditions; forms two stacked rings of heptamers to form a barrel-shaped 14mer; ends can be capped by GroES; misfolded proteins enter the barrel where they are refolded when GroES binds) produces the protein MAKQLLFEDSARHKMLRGVEKLADAVAVTMGPTGRNVVIDKSFGGPTVTKDGVTVSKEIELEDPFENMGAKLVNEVASKTSDIAGDGTTTATVLARAIFKEGCRNVAAGSNPMAVRRGIEKAVEAAIEHLKSLAKPVSSKEEIAQVGAISANNDMEIGKLLANAMEKVGKDGVITVEEGKGTETTLELVEGMQFDKGYISPYFINRPAEMECLLDDCLILIHEKKISNLRELVPLLEATSQSGKPLLIIAEDVEGDALAALVVNKLRGVLNVCAVKAPGFGDRRKAMLGDIAVLTGGTLISEDLGIKLESVTIGQLGRAKQIKVDKNDTTIVQGAGKTAEIQARIGQIRNQIEATESEYDREKFQERLAKLTGGVAIVSVGAGTEADMKQKKARVEDALHATRAAVEEGILPGGGVALLRCEPAVEKIRSSAKGDEKIGVDIILHSLSAPIRQIADNCGIDGSVVADEVRQKSGSEGYDANAAKYCDLIKAGVIDPLKVVRSALANAASIAALLLTTEALVTKLDDKEKDRKPIEGVIR, from the coding sequence GTGGCTAAGCAATTGCTATTTGAAGATTCCGCGCGGCACAAGATGCTGCGCGGCGTGGAGAAGCTCGCCGACGCGGTCGCGGTGACCATGGGCCCCACCGGGCGGAACGTGGTGATCGACAAGTCGTTCGGCGGCCCCACCGTGACGAAGGACGGCGTGACCGTCAGCAAGGAAATCGAACTGGAAGACCCGTTCGAAAACATGGGTGCCAAGCTGGTGAACGAGGTCGCCTCGAAGACCTCGGACATCGCCGGCGACGGTACCACGACCGCGACCGTGCTGGCCCGGGCGATCTTCAAGGAAGGTTGCCGCAACGTGGCCGCGGGAAGCAACCCGATGGCCGTCCGCCGCGGGATCGAAAAAGCGGTCGAAGCGGCGATCGAGCACCTCAAGAGCCTGGCCAAGCCGGTCTCGAGCAAGGAAGAGATCGCCCAGGTCGGCGCCATCAGCGCCAACAACGACATGGAGATCGGCAAGCTCCTGGCCAACGCCATGGAGAAGGTCGGCAAGGACGGCGTGATCACCGTCGAAGAAGGCAAAGGCACCGAGACCACGCTCGAGTTGGTCGAGGGGATGCAGTTCGACAAGGGCTACATCTCGCCGTACTTCATCAACCGTCCGGCCGAGATGGAATGCTTGCTGGACGACTGCCTGATCCTGATTCATGAGAAAAAGATCAGCAACCTGCGCGAGCTGGTGCCGCTGCTCGAAGCCACGAGCCAAAGCGGCAAGCCGCTGTTGATCATCGCCGAAGACGTCGAAGGCGATGCGCTGGCGGCGCTGGTCGTGAACAAGCTCCGCGGCGTGCTCAACGTGTGCGCGGTCAAGGCCCCGGGCTTCGGCGATCGCCGCAAGGCGATGTTAGGCGACATCGCGGTGCTCACCGGCGGCACGCTGATCAGCGAAGATCTGGGCATCAAGCTCGAGAGCGTGACGATCGGTCAGCTGGGCCGGGCGAAGCAGATCAAGGTCGACAAGAACGACACGACGATCGTGCAAGGCGCCGGCAAGACGGCCGAGATTCAGGCCCGAATCGGCCAGATCCGCAACCAGATCGAGGCCACGGAAAGCGAGTACGACCGCGAGAAGTTCCAGGAACGGCTGGCCAAGCTGACCGGCGGTGTGGCGATCGTCTCGGTCGGAGCCGGCACCGAAGCCGACATGAAGCAGAAGAAGGCCCGCGTCGAAGACGCGCTACACGCGACCCGTGCGGCGGTCGAAGAGGGCATTCTGCCGGGCGGCGGCGTGGCCCTGCTGCGTTGCGAGCCGGCCGTGGAAAAGATCCGCTCGTCGGCCAAGGGCGACGAGAAGATCGGCGTCGACATCATCCTGCACTCGCTCAGCGCCCCGATCCGCCAGATCGCCGACAACTGCGGCATCGACGGCTCGGTCGTCGCCGACGAAGTGCGGCAGAAGAGCGGCAGCGAGGGCTACGACGCCAACGCGGCCAAGTATTGCGACCTGATCAAGGCCGGCGTGATCGATCCGCTCAAGGTCGTGCGCAGTGCGTTGGCCAATGCGGCCAGCATCGCGGCCTTGCTGCTGACCACCGAGGCCCTGGTCACGAAGCTGGACGACAAGGAAAAGGATCGCAAGCCGATCGAAGGCGTGATCCGCTAG